A single window of Haliotis asinina isolate JCU_RB_2024 chromosome 5, JCU_Hal_asi_v2, whole genome shotgun sequence DNA harbors:
- the LOC137285157 gene encoding slit homolog 3 protein-like — translation MLCFVFLRLVVAVATVLTSECVGTTITLEDVLQCSPDNMKCCATMREDRLPNLIVKYDCSQPDNATIALPPGTNKTSPFRLFVSISCLTRLPRDLCDYPNIASIRAVHGHIATVPNLSCLKNLIALELYYNELTSVETGVFHGLTRLRYINLAHNKIHTIEPGVFTEDLSGLMRVHLSHNELTASEAWPMRITHQFCYFDLSYNNISHFSNKENWFIDVSKNYGPGMVDFSHNVYTTWVSVELKIFGIHDLKMIGIFMAWGFDFRHNKWICDCNFHEFLHLASNLPVVIWRGYFDVLCDSPDHLKGMAVLDVPLDAFVCNVTDKCPRECLCQDQPEKKQMLVDCRDRNLTHLPATLPDGNLKLLFGENSITSLEAVSYLQRTKYLDLSRNNIKMITPTAIDMLQNSVEFLGLSDNLLESLPKKIQNIPYSKLEIKRNKFVCSCSSTWMSLWLSNQPGNYNVTDITCSTPTDHTIQLVRADKELLNCRGGSPFPKIFSALLGTFAVIFILLLILTVLFRFELMHLLHTGAKKLKRSREDVLEYDLFVSVDGECESDRVWSKKLLNELEQNHNLRLYFPLRDMDPGTVITDEVIKTLKRSCAAVIVLSRSYVENPSKMFEFTETYNIMVRQQQGRLIVARLDNITTASNGYLNAFLRLKKFIDADRCNLFEKIAEQVQEEKSLHLNPPSLSVSEVEIVTA, via the coding sequence ATgctgtgttttgtatttttacgTTTGGTTGTAGCAGTCGCCACTGTCCTCACCAGTGAATGTGTCGGCACCACTATCACCTTGGAGGACGTGCTACAATGTTCCCCAGATAACATGAAATGTTGTGCTACCATGAGAGAGGACAGGTTGCCCAACCTCATCGTGAAATACGACTGCAGTCAGCCTGACAACGCCACCATTGCTCTACCACCTGGAACCAACAAAACATCACCTTTTCGACTGTTCGTCTCAATCTCGTGCCTCACACGTCTCCCTAGAGACCTGTGTGATTACCCCAATATTGCAAGTATACGTGCTGTACACGGCCATATCGCAACTGTTCCCAATCTTAGCTGCCTGAAAAATTTGATAGCTCTGGAACTTTACTACAACGAATTAACAAGTGTTGAGACTGGCGTGTTCCATGGTTTAACAAGGCTGAGATACATCAACCTTGctcacaataaaatacatactaTTGAGCCAGGAGTGTTCACTGAAGATTTAAGTGGCCTTATGAGAGTGCACCTAAGCCATAACGAGCTGACAGCCTCGGAAGCCTGGCCAATGAGGATCACGCACCAATTCTGTTATTTCGACCTCAGTTACAATAACATAAGCCATTTCTCAAATAAAGAAAACTGGTTCATAGACGTATCCAAGAACTATGGACCTGGCATGGTAGACTTTTCTCATAATGTGTACACGACATGGGTGTCAGTGGAATTGAAGATATTTGGAATTCATGATTTGAAAATGATTGGCATATTCATGGCTTGGGGATTTGACTTTAGACATAACAAGTGGATCTGTGATtgcaattttcatgaatttctcCACCTGGCGTCAAATTTACCTGTTGTGATATGGAGGGGATACTTCGATGTGCTATGCGACAGCCCAGATCATCTCAAAGGAATGGCAGTGTTAGATGTGCCACTGGATGCATTTGTATGCAACGTAACTGACAAATGTCCGCGAGAGTGTTTATGTCAAGATCAGCCGGAGAAAAAGCAAATGTTGGTTGACTGTCGGGATAGAAACTTAACACATTTGCCGGCTACACTTCCGGACGGAAATTTAAAACTGCTCTTTGGTGAAAACTCCATAACCTCATTGGAAGCAGTTAGTTATTTGCAGAGAACAAAATATCTGGACTTATCcagaaataatattaaaatgatAACCCCTACAGCAATTGACATGTTGCAAAATAGCGTTGAATTTCTGGGATTATCTGACAATCTCTTGGAGTCTTTACCGAAAAAGATCCAGAACATTCCTTATTCTAAACTGGAAatcaaaagaaacaaatttgtGTGCAGCTGTTCCTCCACATGGATGTCTCTTTGGCTCAGTAACCAGCCTGGGAACTATAACGTCACCGACATCACTTGCTCCACCCCAACCGACCACACAATACAACTTGTGCGAGCAGACAAGGAATTACTCAACTGTCGAGGCGGCAGTCCCTTTCCTAAGATATTCAGCGCCTTGTTAGGGACATTTGCTGTCATATTTATTCTATTGTTGATTTTGACTGTGCTGTTTCGCTTCGAGCTGATGCATCTTCTCCACACAGGTGCCAAGAAGCTAAAACGATCCAGAGAAGATGTTTTAGAGTACGATTTGTTTGTGTCAGTGGATGGGGAGTGCGAATCTGACCGAGTCTGGTCTAAGAAATTGCTTAACGAATTGGAACAGAATCACAACCTCAGACTGTACTTCCCACTGCGAGACATGGACCCAGGAACCGTGATCACTGACGAAGTCATCAAGACGCTCAAGAGAAGCTGTGCGGCTGTCATTGTCCTGTCTCGCAGCTACGTGGAAAATCCCTCTAAGATGTTCGAGTTCACGGAGACCTACAACATCATGGTCCGACAGCAGCAGGGTCGCCTAATTGTCGCCAGACTCGACAACATCACCACAGCCAGTAATGGCTACCTGAACGCATTTCTAAGGCTAAAGAAGTTTATTGATGCTGACAGGTGTAACTTGTTCGAAAAGATCGCGGAGCAGGTTCAGGAGGAGAAATCTTTGCATCTAAACCCCCCTTCTCTATCTGTCAGCGAGGTTGAAATCGTCACAGCTTAA
- the LOC137284008 gene encoding uncharacterized protein: protein MVNNKVFPLIYVLLPDKKQPTYHRFFSIIKQKSADQNIHLQPAFAITDFEPAAQNAIKVVFQCQLKGCLFHFGQAISRNVQKYGLQMRFVTDPEVANFVRIASALPLVRPKDIDDVWLSAVNNMNYLNDPSVNQFADYVTLQWIEGPGRQMWNHLHTVGSRTTNHLEGWHARLSKLGQKHPNIYRFIDIIRKEQSYTETTILQMVHGGKQAPKKKKYRHIYDEIQRQKALLENGTKTPMEFADYMSSTLY, encoded by the coding sequence ATGGTCAACAACAAGGTGTTTCCACTTATTTACGTACTTCTTCCAGACAAGAAACAACCCACCTACCATAGGTTCTTCAGTATCATCAAACAAAAATCGGCCGACCAGAATATCCACCTTCAGCCAGCATTCGCCATCACAGACTTTGAGCCAGCAGCCCAGAATGCCATCAAAGTCGTGTTTCAGTGCCAACTGAAaggttgtttgtttcatttcggACAAGCCATCTCTAGGAATGTCCAGAAATATGGTCTACAGATGAGATTTGTGACTGACCCAGAGGTAGCTAACTTCGTGAGAATTGCTTCTGCTTTGCCACTAGTGAGACCAAAGGACATTGATGATGTGTGGCTCAGTGCTGTGAACAATATGAACTATCTCAATGACCCAAGTGTGAACCAGTTTGCTGACTATGTGACACTGCAGTGGATTGAGGGTCCTGGTAGACAGATGTGGAATCACCTCCATACTGTTGGTTCCAGGACCACAAATCATCTTGAAGGTTGGCATGCAAGACTTAGCAAACTTGGCCAGAAACATCCCAACATCTATCGGTTCATTGACATCATCAGAAAAGAGCAGAGCTACACCGAGACGACAATACTTCAGATGGTGCATGGTGGTAAGCAGGCCCCCAAGAAGAAGAAATACCGACACATCTACGATGAAATCCAACGTCAGAAGGCTCTACTTGAAAATGGTACAAAAACTCCAATGGAGTTTGCTGACTAcatgtcatcaacattatattAA